The proteins below are encoded in one region of Garra rufa chromosome 12, GarRuf1.0, whole genome shotgun sequence:
- the cldn34a gene encoding claudin-34, which yields MAYLAQSVHLQFAGLVLGFVGWIMTASISGVNDWRIWYVDNQTVVTGGLAWVGVWRVCFNSHILDSAEICKSISLTDSFTPPEIAAAQVLCMVAIGVGVVANLLAGNVVRNAIFGVDSGHLRLTFVIAGSLYWLTAACSLIPVFWNMNSVVANLTIDFPPDFYLPSAPVKQEVGPGIGIGIGSGGLLIVSGLLLMCYRHPITKMPKSGETGHFDNNLRDEGFLGAIKESVNEGMVNPAYESEKI from the coding sequence ATGGCTTACCTGGCCCAGTCAGTCCATCTGCAGTTTGCAGGTTTGGTACTTGGGTTTGTAGGATGGATAATGACAGCCTCAATTTCTGGGGTGAACGACTGGAGGATATGGTACGTAGACAATCAGACAGTCGTCACTGGAGGATTGGCCTGGGTGGGCGTATGGAGGGTCTGTTTCAACAGCCACATTTTGGACTCGGCTGAGATCTGCAAAAGCATCAGCCTTACAGATTCATTCACTCCACCAGAAATAGCAGCCGCCCAGGTGCTTTGCATGGTTGCTATTGGCGTGGGGGTGGTCGCAAACCTGTTGGCAGGAAATGTGGTGAGAAATGCCATTTTTGGAGTTGACAGTGGGCATCTCAGATTGACCTTTGTGATCGCGGGTTCCTTGTACTGGCTGACTGCAGCGTGTTCGCTGATCCCTGTGTTTTGGAATATGAATTCTGTGGTGGCGAATCTCACTATAGACTTTCCACCCGACTTCTACTTGCCTTCTGCTCCAGTAAAACAGGAAGTGGGTCCAGGGATTGGAATTGGGATTGGCTCAGGTGGCCTGCTCATTGTAAGTGGACTACTCTTAATGTGCTACAGGCATCCCATAACCAAGATGCCTAAGAGTGGAGAAACGGGACATTTTGACAATAATCTAAGGGATGAAGGCTTTCTTGGTGCAATTAAAGAGAGTGTAAATGAGGGGATGGTCAACCCAGCCTATGAATCAGAAAAGATTTAA
- the cldn33b gene encoding putative claudin-24: protein MTNPCMVVLELLGMLLGTGGWFCTLAATIMPQWLSLSTELLSMESYEQGLWEACVVQEVAGTECRPYETILGLEPKIMLARVLICISDATCLLGLLLAIPAMSQINCCKTEEGQKTKRGLKITAGVFLCIAGLFVLFPISYIAHDIVMKFFDETVPHGVPRSEFGDALFIGWAAGLLDIVAATLLFASCSYSRDSEPHLVYHHQRQEIRTIDGARKRTEYV, encoded by the coding sequence ATGACCAACCCATGCATGGTGGTTCTGGAACTGCTCGGAATGCTGCTCGGGACAGGGGGCTGGTTTTGTACGCTGGCGGCCACCATTATGCCTCAATGGTTGTCACTCTCTACTGAACTATTGAGCATGGAGAGCTACGAACAAGGGCTTTGGGAGGCTTGCGTGGTCCAGGAGGTCGCTGGCACAGAGTGTCGCCCCTATGAAACCATCCTAGGCCTCGAACCGAAGATCATGCTGGCCCGTGTTCTGATATGTATTTCGGATGCCACATGTCTCCTCGGACTTCTCCTCGCCATCCCTGCCATGAGTCAGATCAATTGCTGTAAGACTGAGGAGGGACAGAAGACCAAGCGAGGTTTGAAGATCACGGCTGGTGTGTTTTTATGCATCGCTGGATTGTTTGTGCTCTTTCCCATCTCCTATATTGCTCACGATATTGTTATGAAGTTCTTTGATGAGACCGTGCCTCACGGAGTGCCACGTTCAGAGTTTGGGGACGCGCTGTTCATCGGATGGGCTGCAGGACTTCTTGACATTGTGGCAGCCACGCTGTTATTTGCCTCTTGCTCTTATTCCAGAGACAGTGAACCACATCTGGTGTATCACCATCAAAGGCAGGAGATCAGAACTATCGACGGTGCGAGAAAACGTACTGAGTACGTTTGA